In the genome of Aridibaculum aurantiacum, one region contains:
- a CDS encoding DUF2490 domain-containing protein, whose product MRKLLLLLAFFSVSIIHAQNRISDHNQIGWFSTTITPAISNKVSGHIEYQWRRDNFIKDWQQSLLRVGVNYKFHPQVTAHIGYAWIETYPYGEYALSGVPKQFPEHRIYEQLVVNSPVGKVNLMHRLRLEQRWLGRLHSMASEGADEYIYLNRARYMPRVDIPIGNKWFAAAYDEIFIGFGKNVGENVFDQNRIGLMIGYKANNNFRVEGGFLNQTVQLGREINNRNVYQYNNGFIINTYFNF is encoded by the coding sequence ATGAGAAAATTACTTTTACTACTGGCATTCTTTTCTGTAAGCATTATACATGCACAAAACAGGATCAGCGATCACAACCAAATAGGCTGGTTTTCCACCACTATCACACCTGCCATCAGCAATAAAGTAAGCGGCCATATAGAATATCAATGGCGCCGCGACAACTTCATTAAAGATTGGCAGCAAAGCCTGTTGCGTGTAGGAGTCAATTACAAGTTCCACCCGCAGGTGACGGCACATATTGGTTATGCATGGATTGAAACCTATCCGTATGGAGAATATGCCTTGTCTGGTGTGCCCAAACAATTTCCTGAACACAGGATCTACGAGCAACTGGTGGTGAACTCGCCGGTTGGTAAGGTTAACCTGATGCACAGGCTTCGCCTGGAACAACGCTGGTTGGGCAGGCTGCATTCTATGGCTAGCGAAGGCGCTGATGAATACATTTACCTGAACCGTGCCCGTTATATGCCGCGTGTAGATATTCCTATTGGCAACAAATGGTTTGCTGCAGCATATGATGAGATCTTCATTGGTTTTGGAAAGAATGTTGGCGAGAATGTTTTTGACCAGAACAGGATAGGCTTGATGATAGGCTATAAAGCCAACAACAACTTCAGGGTAGAAGGTGGTTTCCTTAATCAAACTGTACAATTAGGCAGGGAGATCAATAACCGCAACGTATACCAGTATAACAATGGGTTTATTATAAACACCTACTTTAATTTTTAA
- the pyrH gene encoding UMP kinase — protein MLPNYKRILLKLSGESLMGDKNYGLDSDVISQYAQDIKSVIELGVQVAIVIGGGNIYRGMNEAETGIERAQGDYMGMLATVINGMALQAGLEKIGVYTRLQSAIKMEQIAEPYIRRRAIRHLEKGRVVIFGAGTGNPYFTTDTAGSLRAIEIKADVILKGTRVDGIYTADPEKDPTAQRFDKISFGEVINKNLKVMDMTAFTLCQENNLPIIVFDMNTPGTLLQVVQGMDVGTLVTN, from the coding sequence ATGCTTCCTAACTACAAACGTATCCTTTTAAAGCTTAGCGGTGAATCATTGATGGGTGATAAGAATTATGGTCTGGATTCAGATGTTATCTCTCAGTACGCACAAGACATTAAATCAGTAATAGAATTAGGTGTACAGGTAGCCATAGTAATTGGTGGTGGCAACATCTACCGTGGAATGAACGAAGCAGAAACCGGTATAGAACGTGCCCAGGGCGATTATATGGGAATGCTTGCTACTGTTATCAATGGAATGGCACTACAGGCTGGCCTGGAGAAAATAGGCGTATATACAAGATTGCAGAGCGCCATCAAAATGGAGCAGATAGCAGAGCCTTATATCCGTCGCCGCGCCATTCGCCACCTGGAGAAAGGACGTGTAGTGATTTTTGGTGCCGGTACAGGTAATCCTTATTTCACCACCGATACTGCAGGTTCGCTAAGGGCAATCGAAATAAAAGCGGATGTGATCTTAAAAGGTACACGTGTAGATGGTATATATACAGCAGATCCTGAAAAGGATCCTACTGCACAGCGTTTCGATAAGATCAGCTTTGGTGAAGTGATCAACAAGAATTTGAAAGTGATGGATATGACAGCTTTCACGCTTTGCCAGGAAAACAACCTGCCGATCATTGTATTTGATATGAATACACCGGGTACACTACTACAGGTAGTGCAAGGCATGGACGTAGGAACACTGGTGACCAACTAA
- the pdxH gene encoding pyridoxamine 5'-phosphate oxidase: MKSIADIRKDYKLRSLMEQDVQKDPIQQFSTWWDEAVESKLDEVNAMTLATSTTDGHPSTRIVLLKGFTNEGFIFFTNYQSRKGTEIGLNPNVSLLFFWRELERQVIIEGKAEKISEADSDAYFHSRPEGSRIGAWSSPQSTIIAGRHVIEENVQKYTEQFADGNIPRPPHWGGFIVRPVRMEFWQGRSSRLHDRLVFTLTGNEWLVQRLAP, from the coding sequence ATGAAGTCAATAGCAGACATACGTAAAGATTACAAGCTCAGGTCGCTGATGGAGCAGGATGTACAAAAGGATCCTATTCAACAATTTTCTACCTGGTGGGATGAGGCGGTGGAAAGCAAGCTGGATGAAGTAAATGCTATGACACTTGCTACGTCCACCACCGATGGTCATCCTTCTACGCGTATTGTTTTGCTAAAAGGTTTTACCAACGAAGGCTTCATCTTTTTTACCAACTACCAAAGCCGCAAAGGCACCGAGATAGGATTGAACCCAAACGTATCGTTGCTGTTCTTTTGGCGTGAGCTGGAGCGGCAGGTAATCATAGAAGGCAAAGCTGAAAAAATAAGTGAGGCAGACAGCGATGCTTATTTTCATTCGCGGCCCGAGGGCAGCAGGATAGGTGCCTGGTCGTCGCCACAGAGCACAATCATAGCTGGACGTCATGTAATAGAAGAGAACGTTCAGAAATATACAGAACAGTTTGCTGATGGTAATATTCCCCGTCCGCCGCATTGGGGTGGTTTTATAGTGCGACCTGTGCGAATGGAGTTCTGGCAGGGGAGAAGTAGCCGCCTGCATGACAGGCTGGTATTTACCTTAACAGGAAATGAGTGGCTGGTACAAAGGCTGGCGCCGTAG
- a CDS encoding 30S ribosomal protein THX, with amino-acid sequence MGRGDKKTKKGKIFKGSYGKARPARATKAAKPATTEQKEG; translated from the coding sequence ATGGGAAGAGGAGACAAGAAAACAAAGAAGGGCAAGATCTTCAAAGGATCTTATGGTAAAGCACGCCCTGCACGCGCTACTAAAGCAGCTAAGCCTGCTACTACAGAGCAAAAAGAAGGATAA
- a CDS encoding HU family DNA-binding protein encodes MNKAELIAKIADDAEITKTQANAAVDSFVEAVTKTLKGGGKVTLVGFGTFSVSKRAARNGRNPQTGQVIKIKAKKVAKFKAGKELSARI; translated from the coding sequence ATGAACAAAGCTGAACTGATTGCCAAAATCGCTGACGATGCAGAGATCACAAAGACACAAGCAAATGCTGCTGTTGACTCTTTTGTAGAAGCTGTAACCAAGACTCTAAAAGGTGGCGGAAAAGTAACCCTGGTTGGTTTCGGTACTTTCTCTGTATCTAAAAGAGCTGCACGTAATGGCCGCAACCCTCAAACCGGCCAGGTGATCAAGATCAAAGCAAAGAAAGTAGCAAAATTCAAAGCTGGTAAAGAACTATCTGCAAGAATCTAA
- a CDS encoding DUF4286 family protein → MVIYNVTIKVAWQIADEWLQWMQQTHMPGMMASGCFVSHQLVRLLDIDEAEGPTYAAQFTAHSKQQIDDYLEQYSPTLRQQGYDKWGDQFIAYRTIMQVVQ, encoded by the coding sequence ATGGTGATCTATAATGTAACAATCAAAGTGGCCTGGCAGATAGCAGATGAGTGGTTGCAATGGATGCAACAAACACATATGCCCGGCATGATGGCTTCGGGATGTTTTGTGTCGCACCAGCTGGTGCGCCTGCTGGATATTGACGAAGCAGAAGGCCCTACTTATGCAGCACAGTTTACCGCCCATTCCAAACAACAAATAGATGATTACCTGGAGCAATACTCCCCCACCCTGCGCCAGCAAGGCTACGATAAATGGGGCGACCAGTTTATTGCATACCGCACCATTATGCAGGTAGTACAGTAG